A single region of the Lycium barbarum isolate Lr01 chromosome 2, ASM1917538v2, whole genome shotgun sequence genome encodes:
- the LOC132627275 gene encoding pathogen-related protein-like, whose product MTSLVGGGDKYRDYLSDEEVKNTKWRNGPPSYDAVDKLFEQERTHVWSEGSLEEKVQTLLKTWEMEMVHKADPNDFKTVDPTKFKKIVNGRKGLTPEESAKLGGGYNTFLQTSLPENLRVYNPDEETFESSQRVFRSIFIRGFAIEVLHVYSGPPEIVYKFRHWGHMEGPFKGHAATGELVELFGIGIFELDKESNKIVKAEFFFDRGELLGPLVKGERNGETTSGVALDSSKCPFMK is encoded by the exons ATGACCAGTTTAGTAGGAGGGGGAGATAAATACAGAGATTACTTGAGTGATGAAGAGGTCAAAAACACCAAATGGCGAAATGGTCCTCCCAGTTATGATGCTGTTGATAAGCTCTTTGAACAAGAAAGAACTCAT GTTTGGTCTGAAGGATCACTTGAAGAGAAGGTGCAGACGCTATTGAAGACTTGGGAAATGGAAATGGTTCACAAAGCAGATCCTAATGACTTCAAAACTGTTGATCCAACAAAGTTCAAGAAGATTGTCAATG GAAGGAAAGGGTTAACACCGGAAGAATCAGCAAAGCTTGGTGGTGGCTATAATACATTCCTCCAAACTTCATTGCCTGAGAATCTTCGAGTCTACAATCCTGATGAGGAAACATTTGAATCATCACAGAGAGTTTTCAGATCAATATTTATACGAGGATTTGCCATCGAAGTCCTCCATGTATATTCAGGACCACCAGAAATTGTGTACAAGTTTAGGCATTGGGGTCACATGGAAGGTCCATTTAAAGGACATGCTGCAACTGGAGAACTTGTAGAGCTATTTGGAATTGGCATTTTTGAA TTGGACAAAGAGAGTAACAAGATTGTTAAGGCAGAGTTCTTTTTTGATAGAGGAGAATTGCTTGGGCCACTTGTGAAAGGAGAAAGAAATGGTGAAACTACAAGTGGGGTGGCATTGGATTCTTCAAAGTGCCCTTTCATGAAATAA